Below is a window of Drosophila miranda strain MSH22 chromosome 3, D.miranda_PacBio2.1, whole genome shotgun sequence DNA.
GTGTATAGACTTTTGGTATCATTTTATACAAGCGCAACACCCTTGACAAACGATGTATTCAATTAGTCCGATGCTATCGCTCTTAATTACCTCTGTACGCGAGGATAAGAACCTCTGCACGCCTCTGGCCAGGATTATTCAGCGGCGGCCACATGAAGCCCCGCAAGTCGTCGAGCGATGGCTTCATCTACTGCTACGGCAACCTCTACAGCCTGCTCTTCTACTGGGGACTGGTGACCTTCCGGGTGCGCACCCAGAGTGACGGCGGAGCAGCTTCTTCCCCTGTGAGCGTGTTGTATGCGGTCTGCGTCCGGTGTTTCGCCGTCTGCGGCTACCTGGGCAGCGTGCTGATTAAGCTGGAGGATGAGCGAATGGCCGCCGCCATGATTGGCCACCTCACTCCCGTGGTCAAGGTGATCATCATGTGGGAGTGCCTCAGCTGCTCGATTACCTACGTGGAAAACTTCCTCACGCTGGACGTCCAGCGGCGCCGCCACGTCAAGCTGCTGGCCAACATGCAGGGCTTCGACCTGGACATTTCCGAGGAGTTTCCCTCCGTGCGGTGGAACTACCAGCGTACTCGCTCCAAGTACTGGTACGGGACTGTGATTGTGACTATCtgcttcttctccttctctctgTCGCTCATCCTCGACATGGCTCGGTGCACCTGCGGCCTCTCGTCCACCCTGCTGATGGCCGGCACCTACATCCTGCTGACGAGCTCCCTGGGCCTGGTGGGATTTGTTCACATTGCCATCATGGATTTCGTGCGCCTGCGCCTGCGCCTCATCCAGAAGCTGCTCCATCAAGAGTACGAAGGGAGTACTGGTAGAGATCGTCCACAAACGACGGTCCATCGGAAGATTGCCAAGCTGTTCGAGTTCACCAAGCGCTGCTCCCATTTgctggcagagttgaatgccGTGTTTGGGTTCGCGGCTGCCGCCGGGTTCTTCTACGAGTTCAGCCTGATGACCTGCTTCGTGTACATGATCTGCCAGAAGGTTCTGGCGTCCGAGGCCTGGGACCTAGAGTACACATTCATGCTGCTCCACGTCACACTTCACTCctacaagctaatcatcaccAGCACCTATGGCTATCTGCTTCAGCGGGAGGTGAGTGCTCTGATGCGATAACTAAGGGAGATCATCCTTGTTTGTGCCTGCTCCGCAGAAGCGAAACTGCCTCCGCCTCCTTGGCCTCTACTCGCAGCACTTTCCCCAACAGCCACTGGCCCGCAGTCAGGTGGAGGACTTCCAGCATTGGCGCATGCACAACAGGCAGGCGGCCCTCATCGGGAGAAGCATACCGCTCAGTGTGTCCACTATTTTCCTGGTGAGCTGAGCCCCTAACCCTATATTCTGCCAAGAGTTCCTCCCAGTAGCTACGTCTCGCCATTGCAGGTGTACAGCGGCATGGCCAACTATGTGATTATCCTGGTGCAACTGCtattccagcagcagcagatcaaGGAGCGGCAGAGGGTATTGGGTAGGGACGTGGACATTGTGGGGCCAATGGGTCCCCGCACTCATTTGGATTAGCTCATCGCGTTCGCCTTTAATGTTCATTAATGCATACAAAAACATTTCTTTGGATAGTTCCTCGTGCTTATCACAGGACACAAGATTTTTCTGCGTATACGATGTATCCTAACTAAATGAATCTAAATCTATTCTTTTATTTGAAAAAAAACTGTTGCGCAAGCGCTTCTCGGATATTTGGTTTCGAAGTGGTTTGTGATTGGAATAAGTGTAGAAAATCTTGAAAGCTTCCTTCAGAACACTCGCATCCTCCGCCATCTCGGCCTTGCTGGAATTGCTAAGAAGACGGCGGCCTGCGCGAAATCAATAAGAAACTCCCGGGCGTACGACATGGCGTGGATGGTGTGGCAGCTGTTGCGCCTATTGTAGCTCAGCAGGTAGATCTCACGCCTTCCCCTGACAGTGGATCCATGGGCTTTGCCGAGGAATCCATTCATTCAGCAGGTTTTCCATTATAAAGATGTTTCAGGGCACATTCTGGAAATTCAAATGATAGAATCCCGGTCGTCCCTGATCCTTTTTCAATGTAATCTTCTCATAGGAGTGGAACTGTATCTCCATCATGATATTGTACTTGTTGCTGTAGCAATAAGTAAGTAAGTAAAGCATAAAATTAAGCACATCAGGATTTCATTCATAAATATCACTATAAAAAGTCTCACAGAACAGAGAGAGAACATGGATGCAATACTTAAGTTTCCAAATCGTATATGGACTGGCCTGTGGCACAGTGGAGCCAAAGACAATTTAATATTATTAACACATCGTATACATGTTATAATCTATAATTAATGCCGTAAGAAGCATACTTGGCTAATCATTGTGAGCCCCAGATCATATGGGCTAGAAGCTGCTACTCTTTCGTTTTCGTATTGGACAAAACATTGTATGTCGGCATACTTGAGAACGCATTTCATCCATGTTCCAGTTACTAAATGCGTTTAGGAAAGATCTTTCAACAGGTCAATGGAACCAAAAACTTAAGAAATCCCGCTTGAGATTAGGTTGCCTCCGAAAAGATTGATGTTTTGCCATGTCCAGCTCAGTAAAGGGATCTTCGTCTTATCAAAAACTTATAATGGAATTTGCAATTCATAATTGCCAATACTAATCCGTCAACACATGAATTTATATTTGTGAATTTCTATGATTAAGGTAAATCTAGAAATTAATATtttaatcaatcaatcaaaagtGTACGCCTGCGGGATATCCTTTCGGCGTGCGGTGACCGCCAGGCAGTACTCCCAATAAACGGGATCTTTGTTAGGATCTGATTTTGAGCTGGAAGATGGAAAGATGGAAGATTTCTTTTGCCTGACGATAAATTTCAAGATAGATAGATATTTCTATGTAGATATTTCTAAGGCAAATTTTGTCAACAGGGGTCTAAGGCATGACGAAAGAGGAATGGCGGTCAGGTCAGGTGCAAGCGAGTATGTATGGGTTTGCCCTCATGCATATGTGGGCTGATTGCATCAAACTCCAGAGCGCCGCTGACCAGCCGTGGGACACATGCTTTGGGCCGCTTTGCACCGACCAACACTCACACTAAGGCACGATgttgtacatatacatatgtacaatttatatatatgaTATGTAATGCAACCAGAGTATATACAAAatcacacatacatatacataacatatacatacatactatgtatgtacttacacacgtatgtacatgtgtaGAGGGAGGGACACGCAAAGCGCTCGACTATGCCGCACTCCGGACATCGTTTATCGATTTACAaaaggcagcaacaacaacaacaacaccatgTTTTCCAGCGGCGGTAGGTAGGCCGCTCTCTGCACCGTCCACCCCCttacccacttccgcccctgCTCCACAAACACAACCAAAACAGCAGCGGAGAGACAgaagtacacacacacacacacacacacaactaATACATACGCCCATGCATAGCCATGCCATAGCCGCCGCCGAACAACGACGGGCAAAACGCCCAACGTCCCACCTTCCCCCACCCTGCGGCACATCTCTCCACaaaatgttgttgctgctgctacttGGGGGAGTAGTGGGGGCTGGGCTGGCAGAAgccgatgatgatgatggcgatgatgatgatgactatGGAAGAGGCATGCCGGGAGCTGACACAGCGGTGGGAGGGGGGCCGGCCGCCAGGACGAGGCAGGCGGCTGCCACTGTGCCGACTGCCTGTGtttacgtgtgtgtgtgcgcgtgtgtaCAGTaagagagaaacagagagcCAGGGGAGCTAGGTGGAACGGACGTCGCAGTAGGAGCTGTCGCTGGCTGAAGGCTGAAGGAAGGCACGGGCATAGAGAGAGAAAAGcgaaaaatataataaaagcaacaaaaacccGCACAAGCGAAAGagatacaaacacacacgcaaCTGgcacatatacacacacacacacacacacaggcgcCATCTACGTGTTAGTTTGGGGCTCAGCTCAGTCCGCCTCGCACAAGGAGCCAAGGGGGCGCGGACGGGCGGGCGTGCAGTGGCTGGCTGTCGAGAGGGGGGTTAACTGGTCGTAGGTTCGGTCGCCAGCAGTCAGCACTGGGGCTGAGTGGGGGCCGACGCCAACGACGACGACTACGGCGCTGGCAACAAAAACAGCttggaaaaggaaaaagagtcgcaacaaaagcaacaacacgAACTGATGTCAGAGGAGATGAGGGAGCCGTGGGGCGGgggagagaagagaagagaggGGAGAGCGGCGGGCACAGAAATTCTACGGGACTTGCTTGGATCGATGGAATGGAGCAACTTTTCTGGGCCCCGTCGCCTGCTCTCTCCCCCTCTTGGATGCTGGGCTAAAGCGGTacaacacatacatatgtatggacATGCATACTGatgtacgtacatacatgcatatgtacaaGAAACGACGCTTTCACAGTAAAAGCTCTGACGCAGCGACGGCCGAGCCGATAAGGACAGGGAGCGAAGAGCACAGTGATCTCTGCTTAAGCAGGCCATAGCCGGGGATTGGTAATTGTGCGATATTTCTTTCATTTCCGTATGCCACCAAATCAATGACCTTGAACTTCAGAGATGCATCTGTGTGGTATGTGTGAGTGCAGGCAACAACATATTCTGGCGGCACGACACGTGATGAAGGTGCAACAGTTTCTGCATCGGCAATCAAATAAAGCTGCCTCGAAAGCTAAGGCTGCAATGCCAATGCCTGGGAgaagagggacagagagagggagagagatggTGAGAGAGGTAGGGTGTGGGTGttggcatccacatccactGCCCCGCACTGTTGCGATTTTGTCGCgctcacgcacacacagaacaacaacaaaatgaaacggcagcagccacaactaacagcaacaacaatctCATGTTTTTGCCTTGTGGGGAGGGAGGCGGCGAATGTGGGCGGTTaacgtttctgctgctgctgctgtggctgcggctgtTGGAGCGGTGCGACGCTGCGCGTTTTATTGCGAGCGCCAAACTGCGCTGCTGCCGTCTATATGCCTGTTGTATGTgcctctacctctacctcctcctactcctcctccttctcctccacTGCCTTTGCCACTGCCAgctatgatgatgatgaggttGCCTTCTTGTTCTTCTTTACACGTCCTCCAACGACGGTCGGCCGCGTCGCTGTTGGGGCccgcttttgttgttgctgctggtggtgctgctgcggctgctctgtgtctgtgtgtataAGTGAGTGCGCAAGAAGAGTGCGGGCCGGAGGGTGGGTGGAGAGGAATGGTCTCCCTGCTGCCTGGCTTGgcgccgctgctgccgttgccgattctgctgctgctggtgctgctgctgctgctgttgggttTGTGCATGCAGCTCATCGTCTCATTCAAGTGTCCAACTTTTGTCGAAGCGGTCATACAAAACGGCAGTCGGACGGTTTCTCGCTCGCAGTTtactctctctcgctctctccgtTGGCGTTCCGTTCGGCTCTCTGCTTACGCCTGTGTTGGTGGCTGGTGGAGCGGCCGGGGAGAAACACAGAACGCGGCTGGGCGGTCAGTAGAGCGCCTACACGCCTATAAAAAGACTTCGCCCGCCCCGAGCACTGTGGAACAGAGGTTTTGTGTTTTCGAATAACCGTTAGCTGAGCCAGCCAGTATACCGTTAACAGGATGAAGGACACGAAAGCGGCGCGCGCAATTAGCGAGTCCTCAACCACATCCGATAACACCTCCGACTTCATCGATATCGTGAAGCGGTACGACGTGGTCTACAACAACCACAATCCGGACTACAAGAACGTGGAAGTGAAGCTGAAGGTGTGGACGCAAATCGCGGACGAGATTGGGCTCTCAGTGGGTATGTACCAAAGATAGTACCTACTTAAGTAGGTCTAGAAATAGCAGCCCTGCGGAACACGCTTAGTCAGGGTATACAACATATGTACAaacatatttatgtacatattaaAGTATGTATTCAAAGGAACTTAGTCTTGTGCCTTGAATGCTCTGGCGGCGGTTGAAATTGAATTACgtagaacacacacacatgcatactTAGTCTACATACACATGCAGACATTCATATGTGTGTACCTGTCAGCCGCCAGCGGACAAACTCTGCCGCCGACTCTGCTGCGTCGCTGCGAATAGCGAACCGCCCGGCCTGATATTTTTCGTACGCTTGTGTTCGTACACctacaaacatacatacatatgtacatgcatatataCAGACGAGGCGCTGGCGGGAGCGGGGAGCCGGGAGCAGGGACGTGGACAGGACGGGGGCGGGCAGCGCGACTGCGGTCGGCAAATTGCAGCGAGAAGCAGAAAAAAGAAGCAAaacactgccactggcacgcagcaaaaacaaacaagCACGGAAGAGCGAAACTGATACAAACTGCGCGCTCTGATGCTGAGAGAGAGCGGCCAAGCGACGAccggacagagagagaggagagagcgcttgtcaaaacaaaaatattgcGCGGCGTTGCCAATTGCGAGCCAAAATAACAAACAGGCAACCACCTGTGCCAGACTTTCGTTAGAATTGAAAAATTGATTCTGCACGAGACCAATGATAAGGCTACGCGAAGCCACGGTTAGGCAATCATTAAATCCAGTACGTACTCCACGTGCTCGTGAATGTGTATGATAAAATTGTAATTGGCAGCATATGtgtatacacacacacatatgtgtACATACAGATACAGTAGCAGCCATTGCAAACCTTGCATTACCGGGAAATCGTGGCTGTGGCTTTTTTTTTGCCGGACGGAGGACCAGGCTCACGATTAAGTTGTCCTTTAAAATGTATACATAGAACCCATTGCAACGGGCTGCTAAATACATAGATTGATTATGATGATCACACCATCCCAACGTAAAAGTGCTTGGAACCGAGTTTTTGGAAAATTCTTTTATATTGCAATACTTACGAGCTTATTTagtttataatttataatttaaCACACGAAAGTACTCCAAAGTACGTATTTTTCCTTCTATTCAAACGTTTTTGGTACCTTAAGATGGCGAAGATGCGTTTTCGCGCTCGGCCTTACTGCTGCAAGTTCGCTATCGATTTCGGAATTGTTGGTGGTTTTTGCACTGATAGGCAGAAAGCGCAAAAATAGCAAACCCGGTCACACTGTAAAGAACCGTCTAATAACGTACAATTGTTTTTGCAGAAGCATCAAAGCGAAAATGGAAGAACTTACGCGACAGTTACACAAAATATCTGCGCTCCTTTCGAGTGGGTACCAAAACCTCCAAGAAATACCAGTATTGGGCCCATGCCGATCACATGGAGTTCCTTAAGCCCTTCCAGGGACCTGGCAGGTAAGTGAACATTGATATGACCAATGGACCCTTCTTGATGGAATCTGTTGTTGATTGTAGAAACTCAGCCAACGGAAATGGAAAGTCAAACGATGAGGATGACACCGAATGCGACTTCGGCTACCAAGTTCTGGCCAAGGCGACCAGCAACGGCGGGGAGGACGAGCTGAAGATAACCATAGCTACGGCATCGGCCAGCAGCTCGGCAATGAGCACGAACACAGTGAACACATACACGACGGCCATGACAAGCACAGGGGCGCCCATACTAACACCCAGCCTGGGCGTGGCTACTCCACCGAATCTGATCTCCCCTGGAAGCAACACCGGAATGGGTCCTCATAACCataacagcaacagcaacgggaGCCTCAACTGTGCCGCAGTGGCTCCCCTCAGTGCCCAGACGCCGCCTGCCAGCACGAGCTGCAATAGCGCCGTGGTCCTGCCCCTGCCCGCCACCGTCAGCAAAGCCAACGCCAATGCCCTGGGCTCTCTGGCCACTCACCCTCACCTGCCCCTCGGCATGGGCGTGGGTGTGGGTGGACTGGCCCAGCAGATGTTCCCACTGGCCACGCTAAAGGCGGCTGCGGCCGCCGCTGGAATACAGCTGCCGCCCACTGTCACGCCTCCCAGCTGTAGTAACGCCAGCAATAGCAACGTGGGCTGCCTGATCATCGAGCCGCATCTGTTTGCGGCTGCCGACAACTTCAAGAAGGAGCTGAACGCAGCTGCTGCGGCCGGGACACCGCTCGGTCTCTTCCAGAACCTGGCCAATCAGGTCCAGAACGCGAATAACATAAGCCTAAACCGGCTGAATGGCAGCAATGTACTCCCTACTGGCCTGGGAGATCCAACACCACCACCTCCACCACCGCCCGTTACAAACGCCACGAAGGTGCGACGCGTCCAACCCTCGCCACAGACAGCGGCCATCAATTTAAGTTGCTCGGCTCCGGCCAGCCAGCAGCCGGCCCAAGCCAAGATGCGCAAGATCAGCGATCCGCGCTTCCCCGGCGACTGGGATGTGTCCGCCGTGTTGCAGGCCAACCGCGAGCTAGACGCCAATACTCTCTTCTTCCTGAGTCTGGCGCGACAGGTGCGTGCCATGCCCATGAAGTTCCAGTCACTCGCCAAGATGCGTTGCATGCGCATCGTCAGCGACatcgagctggagctggagaacTATGACTGCAACGGCGGAGCCCCTCCCGACGAAACGGCTGCTGCCAACATGAAGTACTGCAGCATGGACACTCCACCCCCTCCGCCCACACAGGACGGATCCATGATGATGGCCCCGCATGCTATGGCTCCCGAGGGTTCCACAGAGCACTTTGTCTATGTGATGTCCCCCTCGCGGGTGGAGAGCATGATCGATATATCCTCCGACGAGGAGACCACGATGAACGGTGGTAATCCCAACTCAACAAACACAAAATGTCTGGTCAACTGGTAGCACAGTTCCTACGAAAGCTGTAAGGCCACCGTGTCATCCTTCAGCACAAAAATGCCAACCATTCTGACACCGCTACCGCTCCCTATAAATAGCCCAGCCTGTTTGCCGAGTTCCCGGATTGGACAAGGTTGGCGATAGCAAGTGCCAGGTGAGTCCCTACTCCCATTTTAATGCACTTCTGTGACGAAATATTAACGACTAAATATTCCGATTGCAGGTGAGCTGAATGGAGGACATCAA
It encodes the following:
- the LOC117187814 gene encoding putative gustatory receptor 47b; translated protein: MKPRKSSSDGFIYCYGNLYSLLFYWGLVTFRVRTQSDGGAASSPVSVLYAVCVRCFAVCGYLGSVLIKLEDERMAAAMIGHLTPVVKVIIMWECLSCSITYVENFLTLDVQRRRHVKLLANMQGFDLDISEEFPSVRWNYQRTRSKYWYGTVIVTICFFSFSLSLILDMARCTCGLSSTLLMAGTYILLTSSLGLVGFVHIAIMDFVRLRLRLIQKLLHQEYEGSTGRDRPQTTVHRKIAKLFEFTKRCSHLLAELNAVFGFAAAAGFFYEFSLMTCFVYMICQKVLASEAWDLEYTFMLLHVTLHSYKLIITSTYGYLLQREKRNCLRLLGLYSQHFPQQPLARSQVEDFQHWRMHNRQAALIGRSIPLSVSTIFLVYSGMANYVIILVQLLFQQQQIKERQRVLGRDVDIVGPMGPRTHLD
- the LOC108159515 gene encoding uncharacterized protein LOC108159515; the encoded protein is MKDTKAARAISESSTTSDNTSDFIDIVKRYDVVYNNHNPDYKNVEVKLKVWTQIADEIGLSVEASKRKWKNLRDSYTKYLRSFRVGTKTSKKYQYWAHADHMEFLKPFQGPGRNSANGNGKSNDEDDTECDFGYQVLAKATSNGGEDELKITIATASASSSAMSTNTVNTYTTAMTSTGAPILTPSLGVATPPNLISPGSNTGMGPHNHNSNSNGSLNCAAVAPLSAQTPPASTSCNSAVVLPLPATVSKANANALGSLATHPHLPLGMGVGVGGLAQQMFPLATLKAAAAAAGIQLPPTVTPPSCSNASNSNVGCLIIEPHLFAAADNFKKELNAAAAAGTPLGLFQNLANQVQNANNISLNRLNGSNVLPTGLGDPTPPPPPPPVTNATKVRRVQPSPQTAAINLSCSAPASQQPAQAKMRKISDPRFPGDWDVSAVLQANRELDANTLFFLSLARQVRAMPMKFQSLAKMRCMRIVSDIELELENYDCNGGAPPDETAAANMKYCSMDTPPPPPTQDGSMMMAPHAMAPEGSTEHFVYVMSPSRVESMIDISSDEETTMNGGNPNSTNTKCLVNW